A single region of the Bacillota bacterium genome encodes:
- the nuoE gene encoding NADH-quinone oxidoreductase subunit NuoE, which yields MSERIQLSDYPRVRRIDEKKPPELRFSPQAVEELERIKQHYPTKRAAMLPALWIAQREYGGYLPPEALMEVAYRLGTSYAVVEGVASFYTMYNKRPVGRVMLEVCTNLTCSICGGYEVLRYLEQKLGIRVGETTPDGQFTLTEVECLNDCGNAPVMQVGNRYVGNLTPEKIDALLEELKQTDQHTVVQLADTVVQCHLSESDRQAIAEALAKSSVSQEVDNG from the coding sequence ATGAGCGAGCGGATTCAGCTGAGCGACTATCCGCGCGTGCGACGCATCGATGAGAAAAAGCCACCCGAACTGCGCTTCTCCCCGCAAGCTGTGGAGGAGCTGGAACGCATCAAGCAGCATTACCCGACAAAGCGGGCGGCGATGTTACCCGCGCTTTGGATTGCCCAGCGGGAGTATGGCGGCTACCTACCGCCAGAAGCGTTGATGGAGGTCGCATACCGCCTGGGTACGTCATACGCGGTGGTCGAGGGGGTAGCATCGTTTTATACCATGTATAACAAACGTCCCGTCGGGCGGGTGATGCTGGAGGTATGCACCAATCTGACCTGTTCCATCTGCGGAGGCTATGAAGTTCTGCGCTATCTGGAACAGAAGCTGGGCATTCGTGTAGGCGAGACCACGCCGGATGGGCAGTTCACGTTGACAGAGGTAGAGTGCCTGAACGATTGCGGCAACGCCCCCGTGATGCAGGTGGGCAATCGCTATGTTGGCAATCTCACCCCCGAGAAGATCGATGCCTTGCTGGAAGAGCTGAAACAGACTGACCAGCACACAGTAGTGCAGCTGGCGGATACCGTCGTGCAGTGTCATCTATCGGAGAGCGACCGCCAGGCGATTGCCGAAGCGCTGGCGAAAAGCAGTGTCTCGCAGGAGGTAGACAATGGGTGA
- the nuoF gene encoding NADH-quinone oxidoreductase subunit NuoF gives MGELRVLFQHRDVPGIETLAVYEQHGGYSALRKALGMTRQQVIDEVKASGVRGRGGAGFPAWIKWNGIPKDERQPHYVLCNADEGEPGTFKDRELMMRLPHQLIEGMIIAGYATLAKVGYIYIRGEYTEPARAMRRAIDEAYQAGYLGKNILGSGVDYDLYIHMGAGSYECGEESAMMSSLMGERGQPRLKFPHAPLPTIAGLWDCPTLINNVETLSCVPAIIRNGGAWYASMGTEKSTGTKIFSVSGHVNKPGNYEVEMGTPLMELLELAGGVKGKLKAVIPGGSSVPILPAEKCDVNLDYESLQAAGTMLGSGGFMVLNDTVCIVRFMRRTAAFYAHESCGKCTPCREGTRWMVKIFDRILAGGGRMEDIDLLLDICDQIDGRSYCGLGDAAAWPIRASIKHYRHEYEYYIQHGHSIVEAQAQAIAV, from the coding sequence ATGGGTGAGTTAAGGGTATTATTCCAGCACAGGGACGTTCCTGGTATCGAAACTCTCGCTGTTTATGAACAGCACGGTGGCTACAGCGCGTTGCGCAAGGCGTTGGGGATGACCCGTCAGCAGGTAATCGATGAGGTGAAGGCGTCTGGCGTGCGCGGGCGAGGCGGTGCTGGCTTCCCCGCATGGATTAAGTGGAACGGCATCCCGAAGGACGAGCGACAGCCTCACTACGTGCTGTGCAACGCCGACGAAGGCGAGCCGGGCACCTTCAAAGACCGCGAGCTGATGATGCGCCTGCCGCACCAGCTCATCGAAGGCATGATTATCGCTGGCTACGCCACACTGGCGAAGGTCGGCTACATCTACATTCGTGGGGAGTACACCGAGCCTGCCCGCGCGATGCGCCGCGCCATCGATGAGGCATATCAGGCGGGCTATCTGGGCAAAAATATTCTGGGCAGCGGTGTGGATTACGACCTGTACATCCACATGGGCGCAGGATCGTACGAGTGCGGTGAAGAGTCAGCCATGATGAGTTCGCTGATGGGCGAGCGGGGTCAGCCGCGCCTGAAGTTTCCCCACGCGCCCCTGCCCACCATCGCGGGCTTGTGGGACTGCCCGACCTTGATAAACAATGTGGAGACCCTGTCCTGCGTCCCTGCCATCATCCGCAACGGCGGTGCGTGGTATGCGTCGATGGGCACCGAGAAAAGCACCGGCACCAAAATCTTCTCGGTGAGTGGACACGTGAACAAGCCGGGCAACTACGAGGTGGAGATGGGCACACCGCTGATGGAGCTGCTGGAGCTGGCGGGCGGCGTGAAGGGCAAGCTGAAGGCGGTCATTCCGGGCGGTTCGTCAGTGCCCATTCTGCCTGCGGAAAAGTGCGACGTGAACCTGGATTACGAGTCGTTGCAGGCGGCGGGCACGATGCTGGGGTCTGGCGGCTTCATGGTGCTGAACGATACCGTCTGCATCGTCCGCTTCATGCGCCGTACCGCCGCGTTTTACGCGCACGAGTCCTGTGGAAAGTGCACGCCCTGTCGCGAAGGCACGCGGTGGATGGTGAAGATTTTCGACCGCATCCTGGCAGGCGGCGGGCGGATGGAGGATATCGACTTACTGCTGGACATCTGTGACCAGATCGACGGGCGCAGTTATTGCGGGCTGGGTGACGCCGCGGCGTGGCCAATCCGCGCCAGCATCAAGCATTATCGGCACGAATACGAGTATTACATCCAGCATGGGCATTCCATCGTGGAGGCACAGGCGCAAGCTATCGCCGTGTAG
- the nuoG gene encoding NADH-quinone oxidoreductase subunit NuoG, which yields MAEQELVTIEINGIELQVPKGEMIIESAKRIGVDIPFFCYHPRLGRGQAANCRMCLVEVGTKQPDGSVRMMPKPQTSCSLPASEGLVIYTDTMAIQKARRGVLEFLLINHPLDCPICDRGGECPLQNNTLFYGPGVSRFVEEKRHLPKAFPISDYVVLDRERCIHCARCTRFSQEISGDAQLEFLKRGADMMVSTFYDTEFTSRFSGNTIELCPVGALTSRVYRFRARPWDMKSQKGICTRCSNGCNVWLDYRPNRLVRVLGRENEAVNEEWTCDKGKFGHEYVNSDRRLLSPLIRKDGKFVTAGWVEAYQLIASRLRQAVEQHGAKSVGAIGGAHLSNEEAYLLQKLMRVAVGTNNIDHRLERNQLPLAGNVMLTRFGVPFAQNAIADIEQAKTVFIFGSELVDEQPIVFLRARKAWYRRGAKVVIAYPEVTETELRFDEPLVLRYREGTEAALVNGLIHLLLDSNKAVTDALSADELQVLRESVRVYTPEQVAEATGVPVQQLEEAVTLLGEGTVILCGAKVRNHPDHAGLLHALANLTVLTGNAARDNGGLNILLSEVNSHGAADMGVLPDGLPGHAPIGDEEARQRIERMWGAGLPAEPGFNTHAMLESAAQGQMQVLYIVGEDVAQKYHDPELAQRALENAGFVIVQDLFLTETAQYADVVLPAASVAEKEGTFTNTEGRVQRFWKAFNSPSPEVKPDLNIFAELAVYLGKPIPVFSAEQVMDEIAKVVPAYAACCYEVLPAEGRRVVQSAARLRLTPAAEGAAVL from the coding sequence ATGGCTGAACAGGAGCTGGTGACTATTGAAATCAACGGCATCGAGCTTCAGGTGCCGAAGGGCGAGATGATTATCGAGTCCGCCAAGCGCATTGGTGTGGACATTCCCTTCTTTTGCTACCATCCCCGCCTGGGTCGTGGGCAAGCGGCAAACTGTCGGATGTGTCTGGTGGAAGTGGGCACGAAACAGCCTGACGGCTCCGTGCGCATGATGCCCAAGCCACAAACGTCTTGCTCGCTGCCCGCCAGCGAGGGTCTGGTCATTTATACCGACACGATGGCTATCCAGAAGGCGCGGCGGGGCGTTCTGGAGTTTCTGCTGATTAACCATCCGCTCGACTGCCCGATTTGCGACCGCGGCGGCGAGTGTCCCTTGCAGAATAACACGCTGTTTTACGGGCCGGGAGTGTCGCGCTTTGTGGAGGAGAAGCGCCACTTGCCCAAAGCCTTCCCCATCAGCGATTACGTGGTGCTGGACCGCGAACGGTGCATCCACTGTGCCCGCTGCACGCGGTTCTCGCAGGAGATTTCGGGCGACGCCCAGCTGGAGTTCCTGAAGCGCGGCGCGGACATGATGGTCAGCACCTTCTACGACACCGAGTTCACGTCGCGCTTTTCGGGCAATACTATCGAGCTGTGTCCTGTTGGGGCGTTGACGAGCCGCGTATACCGCTTCCGCGCGCGCCCGTGGGATATGAAATCGCAAAAGGGTATCTGCACACGCTGTTCCAACGGCTGTAACGTCTGGCTGGATTATCGCCCGAACCGGCTGGTGCGCGTGCTGGGGCGCGAGAACGAAGCGGTTAACGAAGAGTGGACATGTGATAAGGGCAAGTTCGGGCACGAATATGTCAACAGCGACCGCCGCTTGCTCAGCCCGCTGATCAGGAAGGATGGAAAGTTCGTGACCGCCGGCTGGGTGGAGGCATACCAGCTGATAGCGTCGCGCCTGCGGCAGGCGGTCGAGCAACACGGTGCGAAGTCGGTCGGGGCGATTGGCGGGGCGCACCTGTCCAACGAGGAGGCATACCTGTTGCAGAAGCTGATGCGCGTGGCGGTAGGCACGAACAATATCGACCACCGTCTGGAGCGCAACCAGCTGCCACTGGCAGGCAACGTGATGCTAACTCGATTCGGCGTGCCCTTCGCGCAGAACGCCATCGCCGACATCGAGCAGGCGAAAACAGTGTTCATTTTCGGTTCGGAGCTGGTAGACGAGCAGCCGATTGTGTTCCTGCGGGCGCGTAAGGCGTGGTACCGGCGCGGAGCGAAGGTGGTTATCGCCTACCCGGAGGTGACGGAGACCGAGCTGCGCTTCGACGAGCCGCTGGTGTTGCGGTACCGAGAGGGCACGGAAGCTGCGCTGGTCAACGGTTTGATTCACCTGCTGCTTGATTCGAACAAGGCGGTTACCGACGCTCTGTCCGCAGACGAATTGCAGGTGTTGCGGGAGTCGGTGCGCGTGTATACCCCTGAGCAGGTTGCTGAAGCGACAGGTGTTCCTGTGCAGCAGCTGGAAGAGGCGGTGACGCTGCTGGGAGAGGGCACCGTGATATTGTGCGGGGCAAAGGTGCGCAACCATCCTGACCATGCCGGGCTTCTACACGCGCTGGCGAATCTGACCGTCTTGACCGGCAATGCCGCGCGCGACAACGGCGGTTTGAATATTCTTCTGTCGGAGGTGAACTCGCACGGCGCGGCAGACATGGGAGTACTGCCCGACGGGTTACCGGGGCACGCACCGATAGGGGATGAGGAAGCGCGTCAGCGGATAGAGCGGATGTGGGGAGCTGGCCTGCCTGCGGAGCCCGGCTTCAACACACACGCCATGCTGGAATCTGCCGCGCAGGGACAGATGCAGGTACTGTATATCGTGGGTGAGGACGTGGCACAGAAGTACCATGACCCCGAACTGGCGCAGCGTGCGTTGGAGAACGCGGGGTTTGTGATAGTGCAGGACCTGTTCCTGACCGAGACAGCACAATATGCGGACGTGGTGTTGCCCGCGGCGAGCGTGGCAGAAAAGGAGGGTACCTTTACCAACACCGAGGGGCGGGTGCAGCGCTTCTGGAAGGCGTTCAACTCGCCATCGCCAGAGGTCAAACCCGATTTGAACATCTTCGCCGAGCTGGCGGTGTATCTGGGCAAGCCGATACCCGTCTTCTCGGCGGAGCAGGTGATGGACGAGATTGCGAAGGTCGTTCCCGCCTACGCTGCCTGTTGCTATGAGGTGCTTCCCGCAGAAGGGCGTCGCGTTGTGCAGAGTGCGGCGCGGCTGCGGCTGACGCCTGCGGCAGAAGGCGCAGCGGTGTTGTAA